The DNA segment GAAAACATGCCCCTTGAGAAGGGGAAGGACGAGTTCTTCCGCATGGTGGACAGCATAACCTCGACGCTGATATACGACCCGGTCATAAGAACTATGCGGGAGCAGTATTGACTCCCGCTCCTATATCTTCCGGGATAATTAAAAGATTAAAAAGCTCACAGCGGCTCGTAGTAGCCTATCTCGGGCTCGTATATCTCGCCCTCAGCCAGGAGCTGTGTTATTGCCTCCTCAATCAGTTCCTCGTCGATTTCCTTCGAGAGCTTTTTGACTATGAACTTGTGCGATAGCGCCTTGCCCTTCTCGCGGAGGAGCTCTAAAACTGCCTTCTTGGCCTTCTCAAGCTCCGGGTTCTCTACCTTGGGCTCCTCTTCGACGACCTCCTCCTCAAAGAGTGCTTCCTCGGTGCTCCTCTGTTCGAGCATCATTGTATAGAGTTCGTCTATGGTCATGAGCATGTCCTCGCTTACCCCCTTGTTCTTGGCTATAACCTTGGCCTTGGCGGTTATCCCGTAGCGGTCGTATATCTCGAAGGCTATCCTGGCCTTCTTGGCGTGCTCGGCCTTCTCCTTCAGCGTCTCGAAGCGGTGGAGTATCCACATATTCGGCTCGACCCTCGCTATGCCCTCCACGAGTATCTGCTTGTCGTCGCGCCATTCCGCTACCTTCCCGATTATCTGAACCAGGTCTCCCTTCTTCACGAGGTTTATGAAGCGGGTGTTCTCCCTGAAACCGAAGACCCAGAGAGTCCCGGTACCGTCGTCAATCTGGAACCTTCCATAGGTCTCGTCCTCGCTCATTATGGGCTCCCTGACGACGGTTGCAACGACCTTAACGCGGTAGACTTTTCTGGCATCCCTCGTTATCAGATAGTTGGGCTCGAAGTCGCCCTCGCTCTTAACGTAGTAGCCGTCGATGATGTCCTTGATGTAGACCCTGCTGGCCGGAAGGCGCTTCTTCATAGTTCCTCACCTCCGAAGAACTCTATGATGCCCTCAACTTTGGGCAGAACCCTCCGCTCAAGCTCTCTGATTTCCTCCAGTGCCTCCAAGTCCGCTCCACTGAAGTCCTGGACGACTTCGCCGTAGATGTGAACTCCCTCCTCGTTTCTGATGACCCTGCCGATGACCCTCACGACCTGACCGTTCTCTGGAAGAACGTTCTCCTCGCTCTCGATGAGTATGACTCCGGTTCCATCGTCGAGCCAGAATGTGTAGTCCATCTTATCAACCTTGAATGCCTTCCCGATGAGAGAAACCCTCGTGTCGTCCTCCCGTATCTCTCCAATCTTCCTTTCAACGGCGGGCTTCCTGCGTCTGAACTTAACTTCCTCCATACCCAACACCTCACATGAACTCCTTGAGAACCTCCTTCAGCTCGGCCCTGACCCTGGCAATCTCGCGCTTTGGATCTACCTCGTCCCAGCCGAAGGCCTTCAGTATGAGGCCCAGGAACTTGTCGTCCACGACGCTCCCCCTGACTACTATCTCCCTGCCGAGCAGGTGGTAGTACTCATCTTCGGCCAGCTTCCTTCCGGCTTCCCTCAGCGTCAGGCCGCTTTCAACGAGTTCCCTGAGCTTTTCGGCTATCTCCTCAGGGTCTTTGCCCACCAGCTCGGCCGCGTCGTCTCCAAAGAGGGTTGTCCTTATGTATCCCGTGGAGTCGTCAAGCCCGAAGTCGATTATCGTTATCTTCACCGGCTGAACTTCGCCGTGCTCGGGGCATATCCAGGTGTTCGTTGCGGGGTCGTAGTCAACCTTCCTCCTGCACTGCGGACAGGCGTCGTAGACCGTAACGCGGTAGAGCCTCGCAATTGTTCCGCGAACTTCAACGAAGCGCTCCCCGCCCATCAGTTCGCCTATCTTCCTTCTCTGGTAGTTGTAGCTCCTGACATCCTCTATGGGTGGTATCTCCTCCACGCGCGGGTCTTCTGGGTTGAGGATTATCCTCGTCCTGAAGTTGGCGTGGAGCTCTATACCGCTCCTGCCTTCCCTGACGCTGGGGTCGATGATCTTGATAACATCCCCGGGGTTGAGCTCGTTGTAGTACTTGGTTACGAGGCCGTCCCACAGAACGAGTCTAGTCTTCCCGGTGGCATCGTATATTATTACGTTGGCCACCTGTCCTGTAGAGCCGTCCCTCTTCCGGTACTCCCTGGGCGGATACTTCCTCAGTATCTTCACAACAACGTTAACTCCGGTCATTCCGGGAACGAGGTCTGCTATGTGGAGAAGCTCTTCCTTGCCCTCAAGATTCACGCCGAGCTCCTCTGCCAGCATTAGAGCGGCAGCGTGCTCGGAAATCCCCTCTCGCGAGGCTATCTCGGATATCTTTTTCTCGATTTCATCTCTTGAGAGGCCTTTCTGCCCCTCGATCATCTCGATAATCTGCTCCTTTGTCAGCACTCCCATAACACTCACCTTAATGGTAATGATAGCTCGGACTATTTAAACCTTTCTCTAAACCCCCTCCGGTGACCGAGTTTCCAGAAAAAAGGCATAATATAATCTTTTGAGAAGAAATGGGGGAACTAGAGGGCTGGGAAATTACTCTCCGCTCCCCACGGCGACATCTTCCGGCTCAGTTGAAACCTCCTCTTCCCGGCCGTTGAGCTTGGCTATCAAGTCACTGTACTCGGCGTGGACAACCTTTCTAAAGGCATCCTTGATGATGTTGGGGTCGTTTTCAGGGAAGCCGTAGAGTTCGGCAAATTTTGGCGTCGTCCCGAGGAGCTTCGTCCTCTCATAGGGCTCGGCATAGATCAGGCCCATTTCAAGGAGCTTCCTTATGTGCTCGTATGCCTGACTCCCCCTGAGCTTCACAACCTTGCTTTGTTCTATCGGTTGGAGGTATGCTATGAGGGCGAGGGTCTTCAGTTCCCCTGTTCTAAGGTCCGGCCTCGGCATGAGGTGGACCACGCGCTGGCTGTATTCCTGCTTTACCTGCATAACGTACTTGTCCCCCAGAACCTTTACAACCTCTATCGCACTCTTTCTCTCCGCGTACTCGGCCGCTATAAGTTCTATCAGCTTTTCAAGGTAGTCCAGAGACCGTATTCCCAGAGCCCTTGAAAGCTCCTTCACACTAAGCGGCCTTCCAGAAACGAAAAGAGCGGCCTCAACGAGCGCTTTGTCCTCAAGGAGTCCCATTATTATCACCACACTGAAAATTGAGCGATTCCTTATAGGGTTTATCCCCCCATAAGAACACGCTTGATCGTCAGATAGTCCTTTCTGTCCAGCGCTTTTTCATCGGCAACGACGATTAGGCGACCGTCCCGCAGTATGACCAAATCTCTGAGGGTTCCAATGAATTTTGTCACTGCAGTCATGCCGTTGTGGATTATCAGGTACTCTATTCCATCTATCAGGACGACCCCTGTAATACCCCTCGTCTCCGCCTCCTGAAGGTATCTCCCGGAGAGCTCAAGGATGCGTGGGAGGTTCGTCGGGGGTATGGTGTCTTTTCCCGGCA comes from the Thermococcus thioreducens genome and includes:
- a CDS encoding OB-fold nucleic acid binding domain-containing protein, which produces MKKRLPASRVYIKDIIDGYYVKSEGDFEPNYLITRDARKVYRVKVVATVVREPIMSEDETYGRFQIDDGTGTLWVFGFRENTRFINLVKKGDLVQIIGKVAEWRDDKQILVEGIARVEPNMWILHRFETLKEKAEHAKKARIAFEIYDRYGITAKAKVIAKNKGVSEDMLMTIDELYTMMLEQRSTEEALFEEEVVEEEPKVENPELEKAKKAVLELLREKGKALSHKFIVKKLSKEIDEELIEEAITQLLAEGEIYEPEIGYYEPL
- a CDS encoding OB-fold nucleic acid binding domain-containing protein, which translates into the protein MGVLTKEQIIEMIEGQKGLSRDEIEKKISEIASREGISEHAAALMLAEELGVNLEGKEELLHIADLVPGMTGVNVVVKILRKYPPREYRKRDGSTGQVANVIIYDATGKTRLVLWDGLVTKYYNELNPGDVIKIIDPSVREGRSGIELHANFRTRIILNPEDPRVEEIPPIEDVRSYNYQRRKIGELMGGERFVEVRGTIARLYRVTVYDACPQCRRKVDYDPATNTWICPEHGEVQPVKITIIDFGLDDSTGYIRTTLFGDDAAELVGKDPEEIAEKLRELVESGLTLREAGRKLAEDEYYHLLGREIVVRGSVVDDKFLGLILKAFGWDEVDPKREIARVRAELKEVLKEFM
- the scpB gene encoding SMC-Scp complex subunit ScpB, producing the protein MGLLEDKALVEAALFVSGRPLSVKELSRALGIRSLDYLEKLIELIAAEYAERKSAIEVVKVLGDKYVMQVKQEYSQRVVHLMPRPDLRTGELKTLALIAYLQPIEQSKVVKLRGSQAYEHIRKLLEMGLIYAEPYERTKLLGTTPKFAELYGFPENDPNIIKDAFRKVVHAEYSDLIAKLNGREEEVSTEPEDVAVGSGE